A single genomic interval of Fibrobacter sp. UWB13 harbors:
- a CDS encoding energy transducer TonB: MLDFCAKYFRFPVAFVLSFVVGAVFFLAIPVINVLFFDKGVKSEKVLEEVTEVEVLVSEKKPEVKQKVIRTVATPNTFKVSAHMGVSRSQNFQMDLSLARGAAGDGVAVDAGSMENVIYEAGEVDEQAQVLREIQPKFPERAKKMGVSGYVKVFIVIDVNGDVAQAQVLTQDPAGYGFDIEALKAIRQWKFSPAQLRGFPVAQKATKEFRFVK, translated from the coding sequence ATGCTTGACTTTTGTGCGAAATATTTCCGATTCCCGGTGGCGTTTGTGCTTTCGTTTGTCGTGGGCGCAGTGTTCTTTCTTGCGATCCCGGTCATCAACGTTCTGTTCTTCGATAAAGGCGTGAAGTCCGAAAAAGTTCTCGAAGAAGTGACCGAAGTTGAAGTTCTCGTGAGTGAGAAAAAGCCTGAGGTGAAGCAGAAGGTCATCCGTACGGTGGCAACTCCGAACACGTTCAAGGTTTCGGCGCACATGGGCGTATCCCGTAGCCAGAATTTCCAGATGGACTTGTCGCTTGCTCGCGGTGCCGCTGGCGATGGCGTTGCCGTGGATGCAGGTTCGATGGAAAACGTAATTTACGAGGCTGGCGAAGTGGATGAACAGGCGCAAGTGTTGCGTGAAATCCAGCCGAAGTTCCCGGAACGCGCCAAGAAAATGGGCGTTTCGGGTTACGTGAAAGTATTTATTGTGATTGATGTGAACGGTGACGTGGCTCAGGCTCAGGTGCTGACGCAGGACCCGGCAGGCTATGGCTTTGATATCGAAGCGCTCAAGGCTATTCGCCAGTGGAAGTTCTCTCCGGCGCAGTTACGCGGCTTCCCAGTAGCACAAAAAGCTACAAAGGAGTTCCGTTTTGTTAAGTAA
- a CDS encoding nicotinate-nicotinamide nucleotide adenylyltransferase: MKNVAVLGGAFDPVHKDHMRVARTCLDRGFCDEVWFMPSPDRWDKQLNASPEDRFAMLELAFSGDKRLFLSDLEIQQGDYRGSYVFLMSLKEKFPDINFRLLTGADTYEGIPHWRDPLNFYGTNYNGHLLLRDIELIVFARNGYPQPDMEQHKRNGYAPLYWLGPEQGFNGVYSSTAIRRSLLLNRGVCPQGLEQSVYDYIIKHDLYRE, encoded by the coding sequence ATGAAGAATGTTGCTGTTTTGGGTGGTGCTTTTGATCCGGTCCATAAAGACCACATGCGTGTGGCTAGAACTTGTCTGGATCGTGGTTTTTGTGATGAAGTCTGGTTTATGCCGAGTCCCGACCGCTGGGACAAGCAACTGAACGCTTCGCCAGAAGACCGCTTTGCGATGCTCGAACTTGCATTCTCGGGCGATAAGCGTTTGTTCCTTTCTGATCTGGAAATCCAGCAGGGCGATTATCGCGGCTCGTACGTGTTCTTGATGAGCCTCAAGGAAAAATTCCCAGATATCAATTTCCGCTTGCTCACGGGTGCCGATACTTACGAAGGCATCCCGCATTGGCGTGACCCCTTGAATTTTTACGGCACGAACTACAACGGCCATTTGCTGCTCCGCGATATTGAATTGATTGTCTTTGCCCGCAATGGTTATCCACAGCCGGATATGGAACAACATAAACGCAACGGCTATGCTCCGCTTTACTGGCTTGGACCGGAACAGGGCTTTAACGGCGTTTATTCGAGCACTGCCATCCGCAGGTCGCTTTTGCTGAACCGGGGTGTTTGCCCGCAGGGGTTGGAACAGTCCGTTTACGATTACATCATCAAGCACGATTTGTACAGGGAATAA
- a CDS encoding RluA family pseudouridine synthase, giving the protein MGKAPSDMFFESEVRPEYEGRLLLDSLCDRFTYHSREDWVDRLTRGLVTINGATANVETVAHRGDKVVYHVENYSEPEVPTDFETVFEDDEFILVAKPAGVPVHHTGRIFYNTFAAIIRREFDSETATPMHRLDRDTGGLILFARYGETAARFQKNLDRILLRKFYLAVVRGKFPEGEVECHMPLREDPEDPIRLRMHHRADGKECFTRFKLVRHLDCPEVAPELSLVEAELITGRKHQIRAHLAEMGYPIVGDRLYYRDSEFYQKLAQGGELTDEDIKVLGAHNQMLFAYKVELQLPYWKEPRVFESRAYPADMAKLLAE; this is encoded by the coding sequence ATGGGCAAGGCTCCGTCAGATATGTTCTTTGAAAGTGAAGTGCGCCCGGAATACGAAGGCCGCCTTTTGCTCGATTCCCTTTGTGACCGCTTCACGTACCACAGCCGCGAAGACTGGGTGGATCGCCTGACGCGCGGACTCGTGACGATTAATGGTGCAACAGCCAATGTAGAGACTGTAGCGCATCGTGGCGACAAGGTCGTTTACCATGTCGAAAATTACAGCGAGCCTGAAGTCCCGACTGATTTTGAAACAGTCTTTGAAGATGATGAATTTATTCTAGTCGCAAAGCCTGCAGGTGTCCCTGTACACCATACGGGCCGCATTTTCTACAACACGTTTGCCGCAATCATCCGTCGTGAATTCGATTCTGAGACGGCAACGCCGATGCATCGCCTCGACCGCGATACGGGCGGACTTATCTTGTTTGCAAGGTATGGCGAAACGGCTGCACGTTTCCAGAAAAATTTGGACCGCATTTTGCTCCGCAAGTTCTACCTCGCGGTCGTGCGTGGAAAGTTCCCGGAAGGCGAAGTGGAATGCCACATGCCTTTGCGTGAAGACCCGGAGGACCCGATCCGCTTGCGCATGCACCACCGCGCCGATGGCAAGGAATGCTTTACGCGTTTTAAACTTGTGCGCCATTTGGATTGCCCTGAAGTTGCACCGGAGCTTTCGCTAGTCGAGGCTGAACTCATCACGGGGCGTAAACACCAGATTCGCGCTCACCTCGCTGAGATGGGTTACCCGATCGTGGGGGACCGCCTGTATTACCGCGATAGTGAATTTTACCAGAAGCTCGCGCAGGGTGGTGAACTCACTGACGAAGATATCAAGGTTCTTGGCGCCCACAACCAGATGCTTTTTGCGTACAAGGTTGAACTCCAGCTCCCGTATTGGAAAGAACCCCGTGTGTTCGAAAGTCGCGCATACCCTGCTGATATGGCAAAACTCCTCGCAGAATAA
- a CDS encoding MotA/TolQ/ExbB proton channel family protein produces MSFRNFTAFVFAASLVALTPTASLAQQNVTVDAVKKRAELNSAKADLEEARRKRDMAVAARWKDRETFNKERELFNEKYQLGKERVDALMSERTRLLEDVRVAREDLAQVKLQAEKARAEYLSLAAGPERLEMLAKFQEQGVPFKVADRVEAQNKVKKEMGLYRDDPLRIARAMLDVAKKEMKFTREVRTEKADLMFGSSVAEGDRMRLGGLFAMQMAKVTDINGFHPSALMLPVAGEKKRVYSWQENLSPETRKDVAKAFAGANDSAFVMVPVDVLLSTELSSELANHQETTWKEDFAEFFHNGGILMYPIATLFILGLIIFLVRLVWLLVLGFGGRGARNAAKALANRDLKLATAESEKAHGEVGKVLRSVLGKNFKDRASAEKSLEVLFAGEVPKLEMGLSWISVFASTAPLLGLLGTVMGMIELFNVITMHGTSDPKLLAGGISIALVTTEAGLIVAIPLQLLHTLLVNISDSVRTRMEKTGLAVLNAIWIKEK; encoded by the coding sequence ATGAGCTTCCGTAATTTTACCGCATTTGTATTTGCCGCAAGCCTCGTGGCGCTCACGCCGACTGCATCTCTTGCTCAGCAGAACGTGACTGTCGATGCAGTCAAGAAACGCGCCGAACTCAACAGCGCAAAGGCTGACCTCGAAGAAGCCCGCCGCAAGCGCGACATGGCTGTCGCCGCCCGATGGAAGGACCGCGAAACGTTCAACAAGGAACGTGAACTCTTCAATGAAAAGTATCAGCTCGGCAAGGAACGCGTGGACGCCTTGATGTCCGAACGCACCCGCTTGCTTGAAGACGTGCGCGTGGCTCGCGAAGACTTGGCACAGGTCAAGCTCCAGGCCGAAAAGGCCCGTGCCGAATACCTCTCGCTCGCTGCAGGTCCGGAACGCTTGGAAATGCTTGCCAAGTTCCAGGAACAGGGCGTGCCGTTCAAGGTTGCCGATCGCGTCGAAGCGCAGAACAAGGTCAAGAAAGAGATGGGCCTCTACCGTGATGACCCGCTCCGCATTGCCCGCGCGATGCTCGACGTTGCCAAGAAAGAAATGAAGTTTACGCGTGAAGTCCGCACCGAAAAGGCTGACCTCATGTTCGGTAGCTCGGTTGCCGAAGGCGACCGCATGCGCTTGGGTGGCCTCTTTGCCATGCAGATGGCGAAGGTCACAGACATCAACGGTTTCCATCCGTCGGCTTTGATGCTCCCGGTTGCAGGCGAAAAGAAGCGCGTCTATAGCTGGCAAGAAAATCTCTCTCCCGAAACGCGCAAGGACGTGGCAAAGGCTTTTGCTGGTGCGAATGATTCCGCTTTCGTGATGGTGCCGGTCGATGTGCTCCTCAGTACCGAACTTTCGAGCGAACTGGCTAACCACCAGGAAACCACGTGGAAAGAAGACTTTGCTGAATTCTTCCATAACGGCGGCATCCTGATGTACCCGATTGCAACGCTCTTTATCCTCGGTCTTATCATCTTCCTCGTGCGCCTCGTTTGGCTCCTCGTCCTTGGCTTTGGTGGTCGTGGTGCCCGCAATGCGGCAAAGGCTCTCGCGAATCGCGACTTGAAACTTGCAACCGCTGAATCTGAAAAGGCTCATGGCGAAGTGGGCAAGGTGTTGCGCTCTGTGCTTGGCAAGAATTTCAAGGACCGCGCGAGTGCCGAAAAGTCTCTCGAAGTCTTGTTCGCAGGCGAAGTGCCAAAGCTCGAAATGGGCCTCAGCTGGATTTCCGTGTTTGCCTCGACGGCTCCGCTCCTCGGTCTTTTGGGTACCGTTATGGGTATGATTGAACTTTTCAATGTCATTACTATGCACGGTACGAGTGACCCGAAGCTTTTGGCTGGCGGTATTTCCATCGCCCTCGTGACGACGGAAGCAGGTCTTATCGTGGCTATCCCGCTCCAGCTCTTGCATACGCTCCTCGTGAACATCTCGGATTCTGTCCGTACACGCATGGAAAAGACGGGCCTTGCCGTCCTCAACGCTATCTGGATTAAGGAAAAGTAA
- a CDS encoding lipopolysaccharide assembly protein LapB, producing the protein MLSKFVYCLLLLLLPLNVFAADDFFFKANELYDQGRYKESVKYYRAAIDDGRYEPFAWFNLGNALVQLGKKEVAMVAYKRTVELLPDFVKAWMLLGDLYYLAESPSDAIVAYNRAIELGTETDHIHFALAECYMKGSDWTLAQKHFERALALNPDRMDAWYGLAEVYEKLGDYEYAVKTLKNALQMTATAGADVHYTLSYYYRSMDSTRLALNEMENGIMMDPENVSARRYLAQMYVKNESPWMAIFTLEEGLRHKKGIADLNLDLGQIYFTQKRYDEAFECYMKAWRAGNSQGRIGAENVGHIFSNAGDTEKAEALYARIRDKK; encoded by the coding sequence TTGTTAAGTAAGTTTGTCTACTGTTTGCTGCTTTTGCTCCTGCCGTTGAATGTTTTTGCTGCGGATGATTTCTTCTTCAAGGCGAACGAGCTTTACGATCAAGGGCGTTACAAGGAATCGGTGAAGTATTACCGTGCGGCGATTGACGATGGCCGTTACGAGCCGTTTGCGTGGTTCAACTTGGGCAATGCCCTTGTGCAGCTTGGCAAAAAAGAAGTTGCGATGGTTGCTTACAAGCGTACTGTCGAACTCCTTCCGGACTTTGTGAAGGCCTGGATGCTTCTTGGTGATTTGTATTACCTCGCTGAATCTCCGAGCGATGCGATTGTCGCTTATAACCGTGCGATTGAACTCGGGACGGAAACGGACCACATCCATTTTGCCCTTGCGGAATGTTATATGAAGGGTAGCGACTGGACGCTTGCGCAAAAGCATTTTGAACGCGCTTTGGCGTTGAACCCGGACCGCATGGATGCTTGGTACGGCCTTGCCGAAGTCTATGAAAAGCTTGGCGATTACGAATATGCAGTGAAGACGCTCAAGAATGCGCTCCAGATGACAGCGACCGCTGGCGCCGACGTGCATTACACGCTCTCGTATTACTACCGCAGCATGGATTCTACGCGGCTTGCGCTCAATGAAATGGAAAACGGCATCATGATGGATCCCGAAAACGTTTCCGCTCGCCGCTATCTCGCACAGATGTATGTCAAGAATGAATCCCCGTGGATGGCTATTTTCACGCTTGAAGAAGGCCTCCGCCATAAGAAGGGAATTGCGGATTTGAATCTTGATTTAGGACAAATTTACTTTACGCAAAAGCGCTACGATGAAGCATTTGAATGTTACATGAAGGCTTGGCGTGCCGGCAATTCTCAGGGCCGCATCGGTGCTGAAAACGTTGGCCACATCTTCTCGAACGCAGGCGATACCGAAAAAGCCGAAGCCCTCTACGCCCGCATCCGCGATAAGAAATAA
- a CDS encoding DUF3450 family protein has protein sequence MKFSFLPKVLLCLGLSGVFAVAQETVESVRRQIKTVEAETAREKSMHEAEKKRHAEFVEVGRKKVQNLSAQNKSLKAEIDSLKVELKKISAARSKTNGSIRYFENRKTKYADSLATVIDSLVPFFESDFPYRTDEAVKNIQEIASMLHKGLIETDDALNRTMEVFYDRIRLGYTTEVWKGFLQVDARNVAGTYLRYGAVASIFVSNDGNDVLFLTRNGLGYSWKNVSEDLTMRTVLKDVMKVAEGKTAPRLVTIPVSFPKEAN, from the coding sequence ATGAAATTTTCATTCCTTCCTAAAGTATTGTTGTGTCTGGGGCTTTCTGGCGTTTTTGCCGTTGCCCAAGAAACGGTAGAAAGCGTTCGTCGCCAAATTAAGACGGTCGAGGCCGAAACCGCTCGCGAAAAATCTATGCACGAAGCCGAAAAGAAGCGCCATGCCGAATTCGTTGAAGTCGGTCGCAAAAAGGTGCAGAACCTCTCGGCCCAGAACAAGTCCTTGAAAGCCGAAATCGATTCGCTCAAGGTCGAACTCAAGAAAATTTCAGCAGCTCGCTCCAAGACGAACGGCTCGATCCGCTACTTCGAAAACCGCAAGACGAAGTACGCCGATTCTCTTGCAACGGTCATCGATTCTCTCGTGCCGTTCTTTGAATCGGATTTCCCGTACCGCACGGACGAAGCAGTCAAGAACATCCAGGAAATCGCAAGCATGTTGCACAAGGGCTTGATCGAAACGGACGACGCCTTGAACCGCACGATGGAAGTCTTTTACGACCGCATCCGCCTGGGTTACACCACCGAAGTTTGGAAGGGCTTTTTGCAGGTGGACGCTCGCAACGTGGCAGGAACGTATTTGCGCTACGGTGCAGTCGCTTCGATCTTTGTCAGCAATGACGGTAACGATGTCTTGTTCCTCACTCGTAACGGTCTCGGCTACTCCTGGAAGAACGTCTCCGAAGACCTCACGATGCGCACAGTCCTTAAGGACGTGATGAAGGTCGCCGAAGGCAAGACCGCTCCAAGACTTGTGACTATCCCAGTATCTTTCCCGAAGGAGGCTAACTAA
- the rsgA gene encoding ribosome small subunit-dependent GTPase A → MRNNDFDSDENEAPLKSVRTSRREHRSRRIDVMRELESGVVDERPIKERFSREFKKAKIKRIKNPVENIGEENCVEGLVLEVHRRTCEVRLNEKEVPAQGGHDNLPTSDFLPSTVTAMYRATTSKTLGEFPAVGDRVLLGLVNDADDEGDGVGSQKYCVVRVLPRKSELKRPGPRDSFYKQQTLAANIDQVVIVASVTQPEFNYGFMDRFLLAANLNDLPFVLVLTKMDLLPNGEADLSTDIRDFMKIVDKVIPVSVKSGDGLEVLRNELVGKSSVFSGMSGVGKSTLINELVPHAELRTGDVRERDGKGRHTTTSSSLFDFPGGGYVIDTPGIRSIGLMDMEPETLAKIFPGFFEDDLFTCKFSNCKHLKEPGCAVREAVESGKISEARYASYVRILNSGK, encoded by the coding sequence ATGCGAAATAACGATTTTGATTCCGACGAAAATGAAGCCCCATTGAAGAGTGTTCGCACGTCCAGGCGCGAACACAGAAGCCGCCGTATCGACGTGATGCGTGAATTGGAATCGGGAGTTGTTGATGAACGTCCGATCAAGGAACGTTTCAGTCGCGAATTTAAAAAGGCGAAAATCAAGCGCATCAAGAATCCGGTCGAAAACATCGGTGAAGAAAATTGCGTGGAAGGGCTTGTGCTCGAAGTCCACCGCCGCACCTGTGAAGTGAGATTAAACGAGAAGGAGGTGCCCGCTCAAGGCGGGCATGACAACCTTCCTACTTCCGACTTCCTACCGTCTACTGTTACCGCCATGTACCGTGCGACGACGTCCAAAACGCTCGGGGAATTCCCTGCCGTGGGCGACCGTGTTTTGCTCGGACTCGTGAATGATGCTGATGATGAAGGCGATGGTGTCGGTTCGCAGAAGTATTGCGTTGTGCGAGTGCTCCCGCGAAAGAGCGAACTCAAGCGCCCGGGTCCGCGCGATAGCTTCTACAAGCAGCAGACGCTTGCCGCGAATATCGATCAGGTTGTGATTGTCGCAAGCGTGACGCAGCCGGAATTCAACTACGGGTTCATGGACCGCTTTTTGCTTGCCGCAAACTTGAACGATTTGCCGTTTGTGCTGGTGCTTACCAAGATGGATTTGCTGCCGAATGGCGAAGCGGACCTATCGACGGATATCCGTGATTTTATGAAAATCGTGGACAAGGTGATTCCCGTGAGCGTTAAAAGCGGGGATGGTCTCGAAGTCCTGCGCAATGAACTCGTCGGTAAATCTTCGGTCTTTAGTGGCATGAGCGGTGTCGGCAAGTCTACGCTCATCAATGAGCTTGTTCCGCATGCCGAACTGCGCACGGGAGATGTCCGCGAACGTGACGGCAAGGGTCGTCATACGACGACCTCTTCGAGCTTGTTCGATTTCCCGGGTGGCGGTTACGTGATTGATACGCCGGGTATCCGTAGCATAGGTCTTATGGACATGGAACCCGAAACGCTCGCTAAGATTTTTCCGGGATTCTTTGAAGATGACTTGTTTACGTGCAAGTTTAGCAACTGCAAACATCTCAAGGAACCGGGTTGCGCTGTGCGTGAGGCTGTGGAATCGGGCAAAATCTCCGAAGCCCGTTATGCAAGCTATGTACGAATTTTGAATTCAGGAAAGTAA
- a CDS encoding MotA/TolQ/ExbB proton channel family protein, with translation MDEYSVIEATMSILLRGGWVLLPLFLIGWLGWFLMFERYGYYFMLKGTSTSKFFKDLDTVGEEAAFAKLRKRRFGYFLALVENVRKYRKDGPVAVRNAMLATRHELDVSLSKSLKTIVTCASIAPLLGLLGTVSGMVHTFETIKQFGFGNPVLLADGISEALLTTQAGLLVAFPLMLVYNYLESRVDSIGDFAWGEALKFEERCFAKEVE, from the coding sequence ATGGACGAATATTCCGTCATCGAAGCGACCATGAGCATCCTGCTGCGCGGCGGCTGGGTGTTGCTCCCGCTATTCCTGATTGGGTGGCTGGGCTGGTTCTTGATGTTTGAACGATACGGCTATTATTTTATGCTGAAAGGCACTTCGACTTCGAAGTTCTTCAAGGATTTGGACACGGTGGGCGAGGAGGCTGCTTTTGCAAAACTCCGCAAGCGCCGCTTTGGCTACTTCTTGGCTCTGGTCGAAAACGTTCGAAAATACCGTAAAGATGGTCCTGTGGCTGTACGCAATGCGATGCTCGCGACGCGTCACGAACTGGACGTGAGCCTTTCCAAGTCGCTCAAGACGATTGTGACGTGCGCCTCGATTGCTCCGCTCCTCGGACTTTTGGGAACAGTCTCAGGCATGGTGCATACGTTCGAGACGATTAAGCAGTTTGGCTTTGGAAACCCGGTGCTCTTGGCCGATGGCATTTCCGAAGCGCTCCTCACGACGCAGGCGGGCTTGCTTGTTGCGTTCCCGTTGATGCTCGTTTATAACTATCTCGAAAGTCGAGTAGATTCTATTGGTGATTTTGCCTGGGGCGAAGCGCTCAAGTTCGAAGAACGTTGCTTTGCCAAGGAGGTTGAATGA
- a CDS encoding U32 family peptidase gives MNNPELLLPVGTRDMLESAINNGADAVYYGVPHWNARGRTEDFSFEDVEEMIRYARLRGVKTYLAMNILIFEREIQELPEFLERLIALKPDAFIIQDIGLARLIKAISPEQEIHASTQMTLASSEAVNLVKDIGFSRAVLARELSAKQIAQIKSLTDLELEVFIHGALCVSYSGQCLTSENFGGRSANRGQCAQSCRLPYRIFVDGKEWKDPKARYLFSTRDLCALPKLEELREIGVESLKVEGRLKSPEYVAAVSHAYRKALEILSEKGYKENAECANGNAAELTAQDLEPLEVLFSRGLNTGWLDGVNHQELVDGSFSNHHGEFIGTVVQVDRNGVIVELEDKPVPCTLLPGDGILFEEYRAEPEPRQTGSRLYKATFANRAGKSQVRLEFGREFNLRKVSYGMKAYRNDSPALEKELHKTFTDKSFAKHIPICMTLEGKIGEPLKLTISETRTANETHAVTVEGAILEAARNEVAPDALQAIAKKELSGLSATAYVLDKLEIKLPQNAFLPGKVLRTLRQEAVQAFDEKRLQWKELAPSADNGRAFLHSIVSSTSTVAGTPGSTTSTSKNRRTITVLVRRPEQIDALQGFDIDKVVMDFDWGVKYDEPLERIHKLGFEAGIATLRIHKPGENHYIKQILMLMPEFALVRNLGSLALLKDSGIPMVGDYSLNATNSASYDWLLAQGLEKLHPSWDLNSTQLFDLLKNIDGSKLELALHQYMPAFHSEYCAFARALTTGRRFPECKKICTQHKVEILDHKGERHFLQSDAECRNTLFVGKPQSALKLLPRLIAQNVNSYRLELLDEEPESVRRKIDIYTQAIRGKLDIDTAISKAGVEEKYGLSEGQLFNQSVWQDRKKG, from the coding sequence ATGAACAATCCTGAACTGCTTTTGCCTGTCGGTACGCGCGACATGCTGGAATCCGCCATCAACAACGGGGCGGATGCGGTTTACTATGGTGTGCCCCACTGGAACGCACGCGGTCGAACCGAAGATTTTTCATTTGAAGATGTCGAAGAGATGATCCGCTACGCAAGGCTTCGTGGCGTAAAGACGTACCTCGCGATGAACATCCTCATCTTCGAGCGCGAAATTCAGGAGTTGCCGGAATTTTTGGAACGCTTGATTGCGTTAAAGCCGGACGCGTTCATCATTCAGGACATCGGGCTTGCAAGGCTCATCAAGGCGATTAGTCCGGAACAGGAAATCCACGCAAGTACGCAAATGACGCTCGCGAGTTCCGAAGCCGTGAACTTGGTCAAGGACATCGGATTTTCAAGAGCGGTCTTGGCACGCGAACTTTCGGCTAAGCAAATTGCGCAAATCAAGAGCCTCACCGACCTAGAACTGGAAGTTTTCATCCACGGGGCGCTTTGCGTCTCGTACTCGGGCCAGTGCCTCACCAGCGAAAACTTTGGCGGGCGCTCGGCAAACCGCGGGCAGTGCGCCCAAAGCTGCCGCCTTCCCTACCGCATTTTTGTGGACGGCAAGGAATGGAAAGACCCTAAGGCCCGTTACTTGTTCAGCACGCGAGACTTGTGTGCACTCCCAAAGCTTGAAGAACTTAGGGAAATCGGCGTGGAATCGCTCAAGGTCGAAGGGCGTTTGAAGAGCCCAGAATATGTGGCCGCCGTTTCGCACGCCTACCGCAAGGCGCTGGAAATACTGAGCGAAAAAGGTTATAAAGAAAATGCCGAGTGTGCGAATGGAAATGCCGCCGAGCTTACTGCGCAGGACTTGGAACCGCTGGAAGTCCTGTTCTCTCGCGGACTCAATACAGGCTGGCTCGATGGCGTAAACCACCAGGAACTCGTCGACGGATCGTTCTCGAACCATCACGGTGAATTTATCGGAACCGTCGTTCAGGTAGACCGCAACGGCGTGATTGTAGAACTTGAAGACAAGCCAGTTCCTTGCACTTTATTGCCGGGCGACGGGATTTTATTTGAGGAATATAGGGCTGAGCCCGAACCGCGCCAAACGGGAAGTCGACTGTACAAAGCGACATTCGCCAATCGCGCCGGGAAGTCGCAAGTTCGTCTGGAATTCGGTCGAGAATTCAACTTGCGCAAAGTCAGCTACGGCATGAAAGCCTACCGCAACGACTCCCCCGCTCTCGAAAAAGAACTGCACAAGACTTTTACCGACAAGAGCTTCGCCAAGCACATCCCCATTTGCATGACACTCGAAGGCAAAATTGGCGAACCACTCAAACTCACGATTTCGGAAACACGCACCGCAAACGAGACGCACGCGGTCACCGTCGAAGGCGCCATTCTCGAAGCAGCCCGCAACGAAGTCGCACCCGATGCACTCCAAGCCATCGCAAAGAAAGAACTTTCCGGATTGAGCGCGACCGCCTACGTTCTCGACAAGCTCGAAATCAAGCTCCCGCAAAACGCATTCCTCCCCGGCAAAGTCTTGCGCACGCTCCGCCAAGAAGCGGTACAAGCATTTGACGAGAAACGCTTGCAGTGGAAAGAACTTGCTCCTTCTGCAGACAACGGTCGCGCATTCCTACACAGCATCGTAAGCAGCACAAGCACGGTCGCGGGCACTCCCGGCAGCACCACGAGCACTTCCAAGAATCGTCGCACAATTACCGTTCTCGTTCGACGTCCCGAACAAATCGACGCACTTCAAGGGTTCGACATCGACAAAGTCGTCATGGACTTTGACTGGGGCGTCAAATACGACGAACCGCTCGAACGCATCCATAAGCTCGGTTTTGAAGCAGGCATCGCGACCCTCCGCATCCATAAGCCCGGCGAGAACCATTACATCAAACAAATTCTCATGCTCATGCCGGAATTTGCACTCGTGCGTAACCTCGGTTCGCTCGCGCTCCTCAAGGATTCCGGAATTCCGATGGTTGGCGACTACAGCCTGAACGCCACCAACAGCGCCAGCTACGATTGGCTTTTGGCACAAGGCCTCGAAAAATTGCATCCGTCGTGGGACCTCAACAGCACCCAGCTTTTTGACTTGCTCAAGAACATAGACGGAAGCAAGCTCGAACTCGCCCTACACCAGTACATGCCCGCATTCCACTCGGAATACTGCGCCTTCGCACGCGCCCTCACGACAGGCCGCCGTTTCCCCGAATGCAAAAAGATTTGCACACAACATAAAGTCGAAATTCTCGACCACAAAGGCGAACGCCACTTCTTGCAATCCGATGCCGAATGCCGCAACACGCTCTTTGTCGGCAAGCCGCAATCCGCCCTCAAGCTATTGCCAAGGCTCATCGCACAGAACGTGAACAGCTACCGCCTGGAACTCTTGGACGAAGAACCCGAATCTGTCCGCCGCAAAATCGACATTTACACGCAAGCCATCCGCGGCAAGCTCGACATCGACACAGCCATTTCAAAAGCCGGCGTCGAAGAAAAGTACGGACTCTCCGAAGGCCAGCTGTTCAATCAAAGCGTCTGGCAAGATAGAAAGAAAGGGTAA
- a CDS encoding biopolymer transporter ExbD, with protein MSFIRKRSRSGGGIDVSPMLDMVFILLIFFIVTSTFTRETGVDVTKPKASTAKELAKESILIGVTRQGTIHINETQVNLSTLQTVLRQMMAEAPDRPVIIVSDRDAPNGVVVDILDECNLAKVRKVSISANKEE; from the coding sequence ATGAGTTTTATCCGTAAACGTTCGAGAAGCGGTGGAGGCATTGATGTCTCTCCGATGCTCGATATGGTGTTCATCCTTTTGATTTTCTTCATCGTGACTTCGACGTTCACGCGCGAAACGGGTGTGGATGTGACGAAGCCGAAGGCGAGTACCGCAAAGGAACTCGCGAAGGAAAGCATTTTGATTGGTGTCACCCGTCAGGGGACCATCCACATCAACGAGACGCAGGTGAACCTCTCGACTTTGCAGACCGTGCTCCGCCAGATGATGGCCGAAGCACCGGACCGTCCGGTGATTATCGTGAGCGACCGTGACGCCCCCAACGGAGTCGTGGTCGACATCCTTGATGAATGTAATTTGGCGAAGGTGAGAAAAGTCTCCATTTCCGCGAATAAGGAGGAGTAG